Part of the Terrisporobacter glycolicus ATCC 14880 = DSM 1288 genome is shown below.
TGTCTTTGCTTGACCTAAAGCTAAGAAAGTTTGTTGACAAGCTATTTGAGCTCCAAATAAACACATACCTACAAAATATATTCTCATTGCCCACGATGTTATCTCAACAAGTTCTGGTTTATTATTAAATATACTTACGAAAAATTCTGGGAATATCATTATTAACGATACCATAAGTGCCGAATATGATACACATATTATAAATAATAATTTAAATGCATTTTTAACTCTGTCCATTTCTTTTGCCCCAAAGTTATAACTAATTATAGGCTGAGCTCCTTGAGTAAGTCCCATCAAAGGCATCATTATTACTTGCATTATACTACTCATTATTGTCATAGCACCTACAGCTAAGTCTCCGCCATATTTTAATAATTGATTATTTAAACTCACTAGTACTAAAGACTCTGTAGCTTGCATTATAAATGGTGCTACACCTAAAGCCACTATTGAAAGTGCTAATTTTTTATTAAGTTTTAAATATTTTTTTCTAATTTTAAGAATACTCTTTTTGCCAAATAAAAACTTTAATACAAATATAGCAGATATACCTTGTGATATTATAGTTGCTAAAGCGGCGCCTTTAACACCCATACCAAATCCAAATATTAAGATTGGATCTAAAACTATATTTATAACAGCGCCTATAATAACAGTAAACATACCTATTTTTGTAAATCCTTGAGTATTTATAAATAAATTCATTCCCAAAGATATTTGTACAAATATAGTTCCTATTAAATATATAGATAAATAATCTAAACCATACGCTATTGTAGCATTACTCGCTCCAAATGCCCAAAGTATAGGTTCTTTGAATACAAGGAATAGTATTGTTAAAATAATACCCCCAGATATAAGCATGGAGAAACAGTTACTCATTATTTCTTCTGCTTTATCATTATCTTGTTTTCCCATTTCAATAGCACTTAGTGGTGCACCTCCAGCTGCAAATAACATTGCAAAGGCTGATACCAATAGTATTATTGGCATGGCAACACCAACACCTGCCATCGCTATATCACCGTTAGCCATCCTACCTATAAATATTCTATCAATAACGTTATATAATAGATTTACTAATTGACCTATTATAGTTGGGACAGCCAATGTAAAAAGTAATTTACTAATACTTCCCTTTCCTAAATCAATACTTTTATTACTCATAATATTGCTCCTTATTTTTATTACATATTCTTTATCATATTGCTATAATATAGTATAGAGTAACCCGACAGTCAATAGGAGGTTAAGAAAAAATGAAAATGAATTTAAAAAAATTAACTACTGGAGAGTTTGCAAAGATTTGTAATGTTACAAAACACACATTATATCATTACAATGAAGTAGGAATACTTAAACCAGACTCTTGTGATGAGAATGGCTACAGAATGTATACCTATGATCAACTAAATCTTTTTTACTTTATTACTGTTATGAAAGAAATGAATATGTCCTTAAATGAGATCAATTTATTTTTAAATAATAGAACACCAGAAAAAGTAAAAAGTTTATTTGAAAATAGAATTAAAGAATTAGATGAAGAAATAATTAGAATTAGAGAGTTACAAGATATGTTAAAGTCAAGAATAGAAAAAATAGATTATGCTTCTTCCGTAGATAGTGAAGAAATAAAAGTAGAGTATAAAAAAGAAGAAAAATTATTCCTAAGCAAGTCCTTAAAAAACGATGTGGATAAAAACTTACTCTATATGGTAAAAAATAACTTTAATCAGTTTATTAACAATTATAGTTTAAAAGATTCTTTGTCAACTTTAATAAGTATTGAAAAAATAAATGACAGTTTTAATTTCACACCAGAAAATTTTTTATTCGAAAGTGAAGGCGAAATACCTGCATCAAGATTATTTATAAAAAAATCCGGTAAGTATTTGGTTACATAT
Proteins encoded:
- a CDS encoding MATE family efflux transporter; amino-acid sequence: MSNKSIDLGKGSISKLLFTLAVPTIIGQLVNLLYNVIDRIFIGRMANGDIAMAGVGVAMPIILLVSAFAMLFAAGGAPLSAIEMGKQDNDKAEEIMSNCFSMLISGGIILTILFLVFKEPILWAFGASNATIAYGLDYLSIYLIGTIFVQISLGMNLFINTQGFTKIGMFTVIIGAVINIVLDPILIFGFGMGVKGAALATIISQGISAIFVLKFLFGKKSILKIRKKYLKLNKKLALSIVALGVAPFIMQATESLVLVSLNNQLLKYGGDLAVGAMTIMSSIMQVIMMPLMGLTQGAQPIISYNFGAKEMDRVKNAFKLLFIICVSYSALMVSLIMIFPEFFVSIFNNKPELVEITSWAMRIYFVGMCLFGAQIACQQTFLALGQAKTSLIIAMLRKIVLLVPLIFILPMFIEDGLTAVLLAEPIADIIAIISTVIIFGVFYKKTFNNIDAKNN
- a CDS encoding MerR family transcriptional regulator; this encodes MKMNLKKLTTGEFAKICNVTKHTLYHYNEVGILKPDSCDENGYRMYTYDQLNLFYFITVMKEMNMSLNEINLFLNNRTPEKVKSLFENRIKELDEEIIRIRELQDMLKSRIEKIDYASSVDSEEIKVEYKKEEKLFLSKSLKNDVDKNLLYMVKNNFNQFINNYSLKDSLSTLISIEKINDSFNFTPENFLFESEGEIPASRLFIKKSGKYLVTYHKGSYYNIESTYDKMITYIYDNNLKMGHYSYVKNLIDGLTTPSKNMHLLKISIELSE